In Portunus trituberculatus isolate SZX2019 chromosome 10, ASM1759143v1, whole genome shotgun sequence, one genomic interval encodes:
- the LOC123501982 gene encoding centromere protein V-like, giving the protein MAGDLTKYKGSCHCGAVKFEVWAPQTITVVDCNCSICVKKQNKHFIVPLSQFKLVSGHDALTTYSFNTHKAKHTFCSTCGVQPFYIPRSNPDGYGIAPHCLDPPPAKVKVEKFDGQKWEESFKKHPNIASRSKAK; this is encoded by the exons ATGGCGGGGGACCTGACGAAGTACAAAGGGAGCTGCCACTGCGGCGCCGTCAAGTTTGAGGTGTGGGCGCCTCAGACTATCACCGTTGTGGATTGCAA CTGCAGCATTTGCGTCAAGAAGCAGAACAAACACTTCATTGTGCCGCTGAGTCAGTTTAAGCTGGTGAGTGGCCACGACGCCCTCACCACCTACAGCTTCAACACTCACAAGGCCAAGCACACCTTCTGCTCCACCTGCGGCGTGCAACCCTTCTATATACCCAGGTCTAATCCAGATGGCTacg GTATCGCCCCGCACTGTCTTGATCCACCCCCAGCCAAGGTCAAGGTAGAGAAATTTGACGGGCAGAAGTGGGAGGAGTCCTTCAAGAAACACCCCAACATTGCCAGCAGGTCCAAGGCAAAGTAG